In Pedobacter sp. SL55, the following proteins share a genomic window:
- a CDS encoding DUF4397 domain-containing protein yields the protein MDSNYEPIQVSGLNVIQASPTTELLDVYVDNSRANQNVDFEFGNKIGYLSAYSGNRVFNVTKKNNLTSLKSLQYTLKPQLGYSLFVANTLENIELLMLEDNLEKPAAGKAKIRFVNLSPDGGALSLNVNGAATDLATNKAFKEFSAFEAVDAAESTTLNIKNATSGAVETTLTGVKLEDGKIYTVYAKGLKANTGVTGFAAKMFVHSNAN from the coding sequence ATGGATAGTAACTATGAGCCAATTCAAGTATCTGGTTTAAATGTAATCCAAGCATCGCCAACTACAGAACTATTAGATGTTTACGTAGACAATAGCAGAGCGAACCAAAATGTAGATTTCGAGTTTGGAAATAAAATTGGGTATCTAAGCGCCTATTCTGGAAACCGAGTTTTTAACGTAACCAAGAAAAATAACCTAACCTCTTTAAAGAGTTTACAATATACGCTTAAACCTCAATTAGGTTATTCGCTTTTTGTGGCTAACACCTTAGAAAATATCGAGTTACTAATGCTAGAAGATAACTTAGAGAAACCGGCTGCCGGAAAAGCAAAAATTCGTTTTGTGAATTTAAGTCCAGATGGTGGCGCTTTAAGTTTAAACGTAAATGGTGCAGCTACCGACTTGGCTACCAATAAAGCTTTTAAAGAATTTAGCGCTTTTGAGGCAGTAGATGCGGCAGAGAGCACAACACTTAACATTAAAAATGCTACCAGTGGTGCCGTTGAGACTACACTTACAGGTGTGAAGTTAGAAGACGGAAAAATTTATACCGTTTATGCCAAAGGTTTAAAAGCCAATACTGGCGTTACCGGCTTTGCGGCTAAGATGTTTGTACACAGCAACGCAAATTAA
- a CDS encoding YifB family Mg chelatase-like AAA ATPase: MLVKTYGSAVYGVDAITITIEVNIGAGSSYYMVGLPDNAVKESQYRVESAIRIAGYHMPRQKILVNLAPADIRKEGSAYDLTIAIGILAASGQIDAEKLGSYVIMGELSLDGGLQSIKGALPIAIQARKEGFKGLIVPKVNANEAAIVNDLDVYGMDSLLDVVNFFTGKEQPQPVQIDTRKEFYKQINSYEQDFSDVKGQENIKRALEIAAAGGHNVILIGPPGAGKTMLAKRLPTILPPLNLPEALESTKIYSVAGRLPAANALMTERPYRSPHHTISDVALVGGGMNPQPGEISLAHNGVLFLDELPEFKRTVLEVMRQPLEDRKVTISRARFSVEYPASFMLVASMNPCPCGFYNHPEKECVCGPGVVQKYLSKISGPLLDRIDLHVEVTPVNFSELSSSRPAEKSSLIRERVIKAREVQDTRFAELDGVHSNAQMSANMVRKICEIDDVGRGLIKQAMEKLGLSARAYDRILKVARTIADLAGSEKIAIEHLAEAIHYRSLDRESWAG, encoded by the coding sequence ATGCTTGTAAAAACCTATGGAAGTGCCGTTTATGGCGTAGACGCCATTACTATTACCATCGAAGTAAATATTGGTGCCGGTAGCAGTTACTATATGGTAGGCTTGCCAGACAATGCCGTTAAAGAAAGCCAGTATCGTGTAGAAAGCGCCATCCGCATTGCGGGATACCACATGCCACGCCAAAAAATACTAGTTAATTTGGCGCCTGCCGATATTAGAAAGGAAGGGTCTGCTTATGATTTAACGATTGCCATTGGCATTTTAGCTGCGTCTGGGCAAATTGATGCCGAAAAGCTGGGTAGTTATGTCATTATGGGGGAGCTATCATTAGATGGAGGCCTGCAAAGTATTAAAGGAGCCTTGCCCATTGCCATACAAGCCAGAAAAGAAGGATTTAAAGGTTTAATTGTACCCAAGGTAAATGCAAATGAAGCCGCCATTGTGAATGATTTGGATGTTTATGGCATGGATAGTTTGCTAGATGTTGTTAATTTTTTTACGGGTAAGGAACAACCACAGCCTGTTCAAATAGATACCCGAAAAGAGTTTTACAAACAAATTAACAGCTACGAGCAAGATTTTTCTGATGTAAAAGGACAAGAAAATATCAAAAGAGCCTTGGAAATTGCGGCAGCTGGAGGTCACAATGTAATTTTAATTGGTCCGCCGGGAGCCGGAAAAACCATGCTGGCAAAAAGGTTGCCCACCATTTTACCGCCCTTAAATTTGCCCGAAGCGCTAGAAAGTACCAAGATATATTCTGTAGCTGGACGTTTGCCTGCCGCTAATGCGCTAATGACCGAGAGGCCATACCGCTCGCCCCACCATACCATTTCTGATGTTGCCCTAGTAGGCGGCGGCATGAACCCACAACCGGGTGAAATTTCTTTGGCGCACAACGGGGTTTTGTTTTTAGATGAGCTGCCCGAATTTAAACGAACGGTTTTGGAGGTAATGCGCCAGCCGTTAGAAGATCGGAAAGTGACCATTTCTAGAGCTCGTTTTTCGGTAGAGTATCCGGCTAGCTTTATGTTGGTAGCTTCTATGAATCCTTGTCCTTGCGGTTTTTACAACCACCCCGAAAAAGAATGTGTTTGCGGGCCGGGCGTAGTGCAAAAGTATTTGAGTAAAATTTCTGGGCCTTTGTTAGATCGCATTGATTTGCATGTAGAAGTAACGCCGGTTAACTTTTCGGAGTTGTCTTCTTCCCGCCCTGCAGAAAAAAGCAGCTTAATTAGAGAACGAGTAATTAAGGCAAGAGAGGTGCAAGATACCCGTTTTGCAGAGCTAGATGGGGTGCATTCTAATGCGCAAATGAGCGCAAACATGGTAAGAAAAATCTGTGAGATTGATGACGTAGGTAGGGGACTGATTAAGCAGGCCATGGAGAAATTAGGCCTATCTGCCCGTGCTTATGATCGTATTTTGAAGGTTGCCCGCACCATTGCCGATTTAGCGGGTAGCGAGAAAATAGCAATTGAGCATTTGGCAGAGGCGATACATTACAGAAGTTTGGATAGGGAAAGTTGGGCTGGGTAA
- a CDS encoding metallophosphoesterase produces MRRKFPFVPILIFALIFLLINGYALNALATIVAAPLLVWFWVLPIVLLISFAYGVARLRVDGQSPFFKISAHALLVYFVSLLVFVLAEVITDIYRLGLAGINYIAKGNFTYPERPIIGVYIGILIASLIIIAFVYGILKGKYAYRVIKHTLYFDDLPDAFEGFKLVQISDVHAGSLNNPKAVQKGIDLINRQQADLFVFTGDLVNNKAEEVKPYIAHFSQIKAPFGQFSVLGNHDYGDYVKWESDAAKRENLQQLKKYHAEIGFRLLLDEHVNLEKNGQKITLVGIENWGLGFGERGDLAKALQGTTKDEFKILLSHDPSHWEAQVKNHPSKIHLTLAGHTHGMQFGIEAFGLKWSPVQFRYKHWAGVKKENDRFLNVNRGFGFIGFSGRVGIWPEITVIELKKKK; encoded by the coding sequence ATGAGAAGAAAATTTCCATTTGTACCGATTTTAATATTCGCATTGATATTTCTGTTGATTAACGGATATGCTTTGAATGCCTTAGCTACAATTGTAGCTGCTCCGTTATTGGTTTGGTTTTGGGTTTTGCCGATCGTACTGCTCATTTCATTTGCCTATGGTGTCGCAAGACTAAGGGTAGATGGGCAAAGTCCATTTTTTAAAATCAGTGCTCACGCCCTTCTGGTATACTTTGTGTCTCTGTTGGTATTTGTACTGGCGGAAGTAATAACAGACATTTATAGATTGGGTTTAGCAGGAATTAACTACATCGCTAAAGGTAACTTTACTTATCCCGAAAGGCCAATAATTGGAGTTTATATTGGGATTTTAATCGCTTCATTAATCATTATTGCCTTCGTTTACGGAATTTTAAAAGGCAAATATGCCTACCGGGTAATTAAGCATACTTTGTATTTCGATGATCTTCCCGACGCTTTTGAGGGCTTTAAATTGGTGCAAATTTCTGACGTACATGCTGGGAGTTTAAATAATCCCAAAGCGGTACAAAAAGGTATTGATTTGATTAATCGGCAACAGGCAGATTTGTTTGTTTTTACGGGAGATTTAGTGAATAACAAGGCCGAAGAAGTAAAGCCTTACATTGCTCATTTTTCGCAAATTAAAGCTCCTTTTGGTCAGTTTTCGGTGCTGGGTAACCACGATTATGGCGATTACGTAAAGTGGGAAAGTGATGCTGCAAAACGAGAAAATTTGCAGCAACTAAAAAAATACCACGCCGAAATTGGTTTTAGGTTATTGTTGGATGAGCATGTCAATCTTGAAAAGAATGGTCAAAAAATTACCTTAGTGGGGATAGAAAACTGGGGCTTAGGGTTTGGCGAACGGGGAGATTTAGCAAAAGCACTACAAGGCACTACAAAAGATGAGTTCAAAATCTTACTTTCTCACGATCCTAGCCATTGGGAAGCTCAAGTAAAAAATCATCCTTCAAAAATACATTTAACATTAGCCGGCCATACCCATGGGATGCAGTTTGGTATCGAAGCTTTTGGCTTAAAATGGAGCCCAGTTCAGTTTCGATACAAACATTGGGCGGGAGTAAAAAAGGAAAACGACAGGTTTTTAAATGTAAACAGAGGCTTTGGTTTCATTGGCTTTTCTGGAAGAGTAGGTATTTGGCCCGAAATTACCGTGATAGAGCTGAAGAAGAAGAAGTAA
- the pfkA gene encoding 6-phosphofructokinase, translated as MSKIQNIGVLTSGGDSPGMNAAIRAVVRGSLYYKLKVTGILRGYDGLINADFFPMDGKSVANIIQRGGTILKTARCDEFRTPEGRAKAYKNLVESNIDALVVIGGDGTFTGADIFSQEYDFPIIGLPGTIDNDLEGTDLTIGYDTAINTVVNAVDKIRDTAESHDRLFIVEVMGRDSGLIALRSGIGVGAEAILIPEAKMTTEDLIERVEHGRKDKASKIIVVAEGDEAGGAYNVGEVLKEKFPHHDIRVSVLGHIQRGGSPSCADRVLASRLGVAAVEGLLAGKSKVMAGQINKEIVFTPFSKAIKHIDAAQVTPAWLQLAEILSL; from the coding sequence ATGAGTAAGATACAAAATATAGGGGTGCTAACTTCTGGAGGAGATTCTCCGGGAATGAATGCAGCCATTAGGGCCGTTGTTAGAGGTAGTTTATACTACAAGTTAAAAGTTACAGGCATTTTAAGAGGTTATGATGGCTTAATTAATGCAGATTTTTTCCCGATGGATGGCAAATCTGTGGCCAATATCATTCAAAGAGGTGGAACCATTTTGAAAACTGCCCGTTGCGATGAGTTTAGAACGCCAGAAGGAAGAGCAAAAGCCTACAAAAATCTAGTAGAAAGCAATATTGATGCTTTGGTGGTAATTGGTGGCGATGGAACTTTTACGGGAGCGGATATTTTCTCTCAAGAATACGATTTCCCGATTATTGGCTTGCCAGGAACCATTGATAATGACTTAGAAGGAACGGATTTAACCATAGGGTACGATACAGCCATCAACACTGTTGTAAATGCTGTAGATAAAATTAGAGATACCGCAGAATCTCATGATCGACTTTTTATTGTAGAAGTAATGGGCCGTGATTCGGGCTTAATTGCTTTGAGAAGTGGTATTGGTGTTGGCGCCGAGGCTATTTTAATTCCCGAAGCTAAAATGACTACCGAAGATTTGATTGAAAGGGTAGAGCACGGGCGTAAAGACAAAGCATCGAAAATTATTGTAGTAGCCGAGGGCGATGAAGCTGGTGGTGCCTACAATGTTGGCGAGGTTTTGAAAGAAAAATTTCCTCATCACGATATCCGTGTTTCTGTTTTAGGTCATATCCAGCGTGGCGGTAGCCCTTCTTGTGCCGATAGGGTATTGGCAAGCCGTTTAGGTGTAGCTGCGGTAGAAGGTTTGTTGGCGGGTAAATCTAAAGTAATGGCGGGGCAAATTAATAAGGAGATTGTGTTTACGCCTTTCTCTAAAGCTATTAAACATATTGATGCCGCTCAAGTTACGCCAGCATGGTTGCAATTAGCAGAAATTTTGTCATTGTAA
- a CDS encoding TlpA disulfide reductase family protein, with protein sequence MEKKSIKKYISNGIFILILALILFVPSAKALVIQGLMQIGLFNPDVQPEKTLVAPVLELRFKDQDGKIVTLNELKGKVVFLNFWATWCPPCLAEMPSINKLYEQYKNSADVVFILLDADSNFEKANGYMKARKYTMPRFTKWLAVCQNRYLQVRYPLQWFSIKKVGCLLSTKE encoded by the coding sequence ATGGAAAAAAAGAGCATTAAAAAATATATCTCCAACGGGATTTTCATCCTAATTTTAGCATTAATTCTATTTGTGCCTTCCGCCAAAGCTTTAGTAATTCAAGGTTTAATGCAAATAGGTTTGTTCAATCCCGATGTTCAACCTGAAAAAACGTTAGTAGCCCCAGTTTTAGAATTGAGGTTTAAGGATCAAGATGGGAAGATAGTAACGTTAAATGAATTGAAAGGGAAGGTGGTATTTCTTAATTTTTGGGCTACTTGGTGCCCACCCTGTTTAGCCGAAATGCCATCTATCAACAAATTATATGAGCAGTATAAAAATAGTGCGGATGTTGTTTTCATCCTTTTAGATGCTGATAGTAACTTTGAAAAAGCAAATGGTTACATGAAAGCTAGAAAGTATACTATGCCTAGGTTTACCAAATGGCTAGCAGTGTGCCAGAACAGATATTTGCAGGTTCGTTACCCACTACAGTGGTTTTCGATAAAAAAGGTAGGTTGTCTTTTAAGCACGAAGGAGTAG
- a CDS encoding TonB-dependent receptor: MKILSILLLSLSIILASLDGFSQANRKVVGKVADTSGVAISDVTVLLINQKDTLKTKTDDDGHFSFSKIKSESFVLHIAIMGYYDFKQDYTFGKKRELEIENIKLKMASNMLKEVVIKAKPNPIRVMQDTVEYNAAAYQVFDGDNVADLIKQFSGIEVDDEYNVKSMGKNVVKLRVNGKDFFTNDVKEFIATLPAGIVSKIQLIDDYGDQANFTGLKIGEPQKLINIVTKPGMNRGKFGNLAINAGSNDQIGSKNRMNIWNGDKQTGFGLNYTTQNNGAGDSQNGSFSINHRDKVGKTGNYSINYGSNQGKNAFTNEQAVETLSDLGTYYNLSQSNGKSKNAAHNLSSDINLMNKVLYLNGYINVSLNNNSNNSASLNNQSGVNRQDFKNINQTEGSSPNVSGNMSFSKRLKNKRNHLSGNFSFNASSQKSNQLVNTNTLYYNQQDQSLLKDSVLNRNINNRNNSQGFAFNTSYSLAISKPTDSFNIKHFSINYALSLTNSFNRSATEVLSNLTNDYRFIDSLSSEMKSLFITQNIGLNYNQSNKKVRFTIGFNARPTLLRNNYINLDQKINNNNFNYSPTLNYSKTLEKGKTLSVGYSGNNNSPSASQLQPIRNTQNLQNIVIGNPNLKPSFNHRLNANYNYVEEKSGASLFASANFSTTQNEIVNNVIVIPDTLGSYKQETRYENTNGTYNLSGNYNISIPIKKNIFSAGYNGTVGVSNRALFINNTRYFNSGLNFSQNISGNLNFKKGNLTIGAGYNQVNNNNVQSLQNSFDYGSFSSEVIINTGGMGMPGIMLPTFNPGQLTTTQFFITRTFSSNFSGRLRLKDFNLNGSANYSQSSNSNNALQNANRDLQTLSLSLNGNGTIKKTYRIGVSVAKRINTGYTVANQNPLLIGANLSKHFLKNKSLSLTASASDLLNQGNMVFRQVSGNSVIDSKNNVITRVFSFGLTYNLSKFGARGTTYRVDPD; encoded by the coding sequence TTGAAGATTTTATCTATTTTGCTGCTCTCTCTGTCTATCATACTAGCCAGTCTGGATGGGTTTTCACAAGCCAATAGAAAGGTTGTGGGCAAAGTTGCCGATACGAGCGGCGTAGCTATATCTGATGTGACAGTTCTTCTCATTAACCAAAAAGATACCCTAAAAACCAAAACAGACGATGATGGCCATTTCAGCTTTTCGAAGATAAAAAGCGAAAGCTTTGTGCTACATATAGCCATAATGGGCTATTACGACTTCAAACAAGATTATACTTTTGGGAAGAAGCGGGAACTAGAGATTGAAAATATCAAATTAAAAATGGCTAGCAACATGCTAAAGGAAGTGGTAATTAAGGCAAAACCCAACCCTATTAGAGTAATGCAAGATACCGTAGAATATAATGCAGCAGCCTACCAGGTTTTTGACGGTGATAATGTAGCCGACCTCATTAAGCAGTTCTCTGGAATAGAAGTTGATGATGAATACAATGTCAAGTCGATGGGGAAAAATGTGGTTAAACTTCGGGTAAATGGTAAAGATTTTTTTACCAATGATGTGAAGGAATTTATAGCCACTTTGCCAGCGGGAATTGTTTCTAAGATCCAACTTATTGATGATTATGGTGATCAGGCTAATTTTACTGGTTTAAAAATCGGTGAGCCGCAAAAGCTCATCAACATTGTCACCAAACCGGGAATGAACCGCGGAAAGTTTGGCAACCTAGCGATTAATGCTGGTTCTAATGACCAAATTGGCTCGAAAAATAGAATGAATATTTGGAACGGCGATAAACAAACTGGGTTTGGTTTAAATTATACTACCCAAAATAATGGTGCAGGTGATAGTCAAAATGGATCATTCTCCATTAATCACCGGGATAAGGTTGGAAAGACAGGTAATTACAGTATAAACTATGGCTCAAACCAAGGTAAAAACGCCTTTACAAATGAACAGGCAGTTGAGACCTTAAGTGATTTAGGAACGTACTACAATTTGTCGCAAAGTAATGGTAAATCTAAGAACGCTGCACATAACTTAAGTTCTGACATTAACCTTATGAACAAAGTGCTGTATTTGAACGGCTATATCAATGTTAGTCTCAATAATAACAGCAATAATAGTGCATCGCTCAACAACCAAAGTGGAGTTAACAGACAAGATTTTAAAAACATCAACCAAACCGAGGGAAGTTCTCCAAATGTTAGCGGTAACATGAGTTTTTCGAAGCGACTTAAGAATAAAAGAAATCACTTATCTGGCAACTTCTCTTTCAATGCTTCAAGCCAAAAATCCAATCAATTGGTAAACACCAATACTTTATATTATAATCAACAAGATCAATCGCTCTTAAAAGATTCGGTACTCAACCGAAATATTAATAATAGAAACAACTCGCAGGGTTTTGCATTCAATACCAGTTATTCTTTGGCAATCAGTAAACCTACAGATAGTTTTAATATTAAGCATTTTAGCATAAATTATGCGCTATCTTTAACTAATTCTTTTAACCGCTCGGCTACTGAGGTGCTGAGTAATTTAACTAACGATTATCGTTTTATTGATTCGCTTAGTTCGGAGATGAAATCTTTGTTTATTACACAAAATATAGGGCTTAATTATAACCAAAGTAATAAGAAAGTTCGTTTTACTATTGGGTTTAACGCTCGGCCTACGCTGTTGAGAAACAATTACATCAATCTTGATCAAAAAATCAATAATAATAATTTTAATTACTCGCCAACATTAAATTATAGTAAAACTCTTGAAAAAGGAAAAACGTTAAGTGTAGGCTATTCAGGTAATAACAATAGTCCTTCTGCCAGTCAACTACAGCCCATACGTAATACCCAAAACTTGCAAAATATCGTTATTGGCAACCCAAATTTAAAACCATCGTTTAACCATCGATTAAATGCCAATTATAACTATGTAGAGGAGAAATCTGGAGCGTCCTTGTTCGCATCCGCTAATTTTTCCACTACGCAAAATGAAATTGTAAACAACGTGATCGTAATACCTGACACGCTGGGTAGCTATAAGCAGGAAACTCGATATGAAAATACCAATGGCACTTATAATCTGAGCGGCAATTATAATATCAGTATCCCAATTAAAAAAAACATTTTTTCGGCGGGTTACAATGGAACTGTAGGTGTTTCCAATAGGGCGCTATTCATCAATAATACTCGTTACTTTAACAGCGGTTTAAACTTTTCGCAGAATATTTCTGGAAACCTGAATTTTAAAAAAGGTAATTTGACTATTGGAGCTGGTTACAATCAAGTAAATAACAACAACGTACAGAGCTTACAAAACAGCTTTGACTATGGTAGTTTTTCTTCGGAAGTTATTATTAACACTGGAGGTATGGGAATGCCTGGAATTATGCTGCCAACTTTTAACCCGGGTCAGTTAACCACTACCCAATTCTTTATTACCAGAACATTTAGTTCAAATTTCAGTGGTCGTTTAAGGTTAAAAGATTTTAATTTAAACGGTTCTGCTAACTATTCGCAAAGTTCAAACTCGAACAATGCATTGCAAAATGCAAATAGGGATTTACAAACTTTATCTCTTTCACTTAACGGAAATGGTACCATAAAAAAGACCTACCGTATTGGGGTTTCGGTGGCTAAACGTATCAACACTGGCTATACTGTAGCCAATCAAAATCCATTGCTTATCGGTGCTAATTTGAGTAAACATTTTCTTAAAAATAAATCGCTTAGTTTAACTGCCAGTGCAAGCGATTTATTAAATCAAGGAAATATGGTATTTCGTCAGGTATCTGGTAATTCAGTTATCGACTCTAAAAACAATGTAATCACTAGGGTTTTCTCTTTTGGCTTAACCTACAACCTCTCTAAATTTGGTGCTAGAGGCACTACTTACCGCGTAGATCCAGATTAA
- the aat gene encoding leucyl/phenylalanyl-tRNA--protein transferase — MVFSLPGDEIVFPNPELADEDGLLAIGGDLSAERLILAYQHGIFPWFSDDDPICWYSPHERCVIYPDRIKVSKSMKQTLKKGSFKVTANLAFEKVIANCAKVARKDQPGTWITKEMQSAYINLHQLGWAHSVEVWKDGELVGGLYGIAINKVFCGESMFSLVSNASKVALIFLCQQTNFELIDCQLPNDHLLSLGAEMIDRQTYMSLLNNVSSG, encoded by the coding sequence ATGGTTTTTAGTTTGCCCGGAGATGAAATTGTATTCCCTAACCCTGAGCTGGCCGATGAAGATGGATTGCTCGCTATTGGCGGAGATTTAAGTGCCGAGCGATTAATTCTTGCTTACCAGCACGGCATATTTCCGTGGTTTAGCGATGATGACCCTATTTGTTGGTACTCGCCTCATGAGCGCTGTGTAATATATCCCGACAGGATTAAGGTTAGCAAAAGCATGAAGCAGACCTTAAAAAAAGGCAGCTTTAAGGTAACTGCCAACCTAGCTTTCGAAAAGGTAATTGCAAACTGTGCCAAAGTAGCTCGTAAAGACCAGCCCGGCACTTGGATTACAAAGGAAATGCAAAGTGCTTATATCAATTTACATCAATTAGGTTGGGCACACAGCGTAGAAGTTTGGAAAGATGGCGAACTAGTAGGCGGGCTTTACGGTATTGCAATCAACAAAGTATTTTGTGGCGAAAGTATGTTTAGTTTGGTAAGCAATGCTTCAAAAGTTGCCTTGATTTTTCTCTGCCAGCAAACCAACTTTGAATTGATAGATTGCCAGTTGCCAAATGATCATTTGCTCAGTTTGGGTGCCGAGATGATTGACAGGCAAACCTACATGAGTTTGCTAAATAACGTGAGTTCGGGTTAA
- a CDS encoding M28 family peptidase has product MIKISTFLWLTLFSFCCSANTDTVAVKKHLKNITKTASYRNPENLAQLNSIAYYIKTDFLKYSDKVSYQEYKVDGKIYKNVICSFGTENQQRIIVGAHYDVCGDQEGADDNASGVVGLLELARQLKGRKLNKRIDLVAYTLEEPPYFRTEQMGSYVHAKSLKDNKVDVLGMISLEMIGYFSDKENSQNYPLAAMSKVYGNKGDYITLVNTTEKGKFVEDFSQHFKQAKTIKTEEFNAPRSLPGIDFSDHLNYWNFGYSAMMITDTSFYRNKNYHRKTDKMETLDIRRMAKVIDGVYLALLKLTK; this is encoded by the coding sequence ATGATAAAAATTTCAACCTTTTTATGGCTGACTCTTTTTAGCTTTTGCTGCTCGGCAAATACGGATACCGTTGCTGTCAAAAAGCATCTTAAAAACATTACCAAGACAGCCTCGTATCGAAACCCCGAAAATCTAGCACAGCTAAATTCCATTGCCTACTATATAAAAACTGATTTCCTAAAGTATAGCGATAAAGTTTCTTATCAAGAGTATAAAGTGGATGGCAAGATTTACAAAAATGTGATTTGTTCTTTCGGAACTGAAAATCAGCAACGCATTATTGTTGGGGCGCATTATGATGTTTGTGGCGATCAGGAAGGTGCAGACGATAATGCCAGTGGCGTGGTCGGTTTATTAGAACTAGCTCGGCAGTTAAAAGGTCGGAAGTTGAATAAACGCATTGATTTGGTAGCTTATACCTTAGAAGAACCTCCTTATTTCAGAACTGAACAAATGGGGAGTTATGTGCATGCCAAATCCTTAAAAGATAACAAGGTTGATGTGCTGGGAATGATTTCTCTGGAGATGATTGGTTATTTTAGTGATAAAGAGAATAGCCAGAACTATCCGCTAGCAGCCATGTCTAAAGTGTATGGCAATAAAGGAGATTACATCACGCTAGTCAATACTACAGAAAAAGGTAAGTTTGTGGAAGACTTTAGCCAGCATTTTAAACAAGCTAAAACGATAAAAACAGAAGAGTTTAACGCACCGAGATCATTGCCTGGTATCGACTTTTCTGATCATCTCAATTATTGGAATTTTGGTTACAGCGCAATGATGATTACGGATACTTCGTTCTATAGAAATAAAAACTATCATAGAAAGACTGATAAAATGGAAACCTTAGATATCCGTCGAATGGCAAAAGTAATTGACGGTGTTTATTTAGCTTTGTTGAAGTTAACTAAATAA